A genomic window from Paucibacter sp. KCTC 42545 includes:
- a CDS encoding TIGR03790 family protein, with the protein MLFPIHSSLRTRVWAGLLCLSLLACGGGGGGNTSSATSVSTPAPVAAPTPAPTASATSTLGLSLPRQGLNASELGVIVAEGDALSEAIAAYYQAARGVPAANIIRVKVDTSSPTISATAFASLKADVDAKLPAGVQASLVTWTAPSRVVDSCAMSITSALAFGYNSKYCGGCASTASSAYFDSESRQPWTDLRIRPAMMLGATSLASAKALIDRGVQADGSLPSGDGYLINTNDAARSIRFSDFSPLPAAWAGRLTLNYINNSLGPDSANSISGKTGLLFYFTGLASVPNLSSNSFRPGAVADHLTSYAGVLPTSGQMSALAWLDAGATASYGTVEEPCNFSNKFPKVSTLIDQYYRGASLIEAYWKAVEWPGQGLFVGEPLARPFPDSPSFVLQGNQYQISTRALRPNSSYALDYRVGTAGSWVRLASFSTGAVPAQSLSAPLPPADATQLRWLGPCPSDAKQLCTLSSS; encoded by the coding sequence ATGTTGTTCCCTATTCATTCTTCGCTGCGTACCCGCGTGTGGGCCGGCCTGCTGTGCCTGAGCTTGCTCGCCTGCGGCGGCGGAGGTGGCGGCAATACCAGCAGCGCCACGTCCGTCAGCACGCCAGCCCCCGTGGCAGCGCCGACCCCGGCGCCAACGGCCAGTGCCACCAGCACCCTGGGCCTGAGCTTGCCCCGCCAAGGCCTGAATGCCAGCGAACTGGGCGTGATCGTGGCCGAGGGCGATGCGCTGTCAGAAGCCATCGCGGCCTACTACCAAGCGGCACGAGGCGTGCCTGCGGCCAACATCATCCGCGTCAAGGTTGACACCAGCAGCCCGACTATTTCCGCCACAGCTTTTGCCAGCCTGAAGGCCGATGTAGACGCCAAGTTGCCCGCCGGCGTGCAGGCCAGCTTGGTGACCTGGACGGCGCCCTCGCGCGTGGTGGACAGCTGCGCCATGAGCATCACCAGCGCCCTGGCCTTTGGCTACAACAGCAAATACTGCGGCGGCTGCGCCAGCACGGCCAGCTCCGCCTACTTTGATTCAGAGTCGCGCCAACCCTGGACCGATTTGCGCATACGCCCGGCCATGATGTTGGGCGCCACCTCGCTGGCTAGCGCCAAGGCCCTGATCGACCGCGGCGTACAAGCCGATGGCAGCCTGCCCAGCGGTGATGGCTATCTGATCAACACCAACGATGCGGCGCGCAGCATCCGCTTCAGCGATTTCAGCCCCTTGCCCGCGGCCTGGGCCGGTCGCCTGACGCTCAACTACATCAACAACAGCCTAGGGCCAGACAGTGCCAACAGCATCAGCGGCAAGACCGGCCTGCTGTTCTATTTCACCGGCTTGGCCAGCGTGCCCAATCTCAGCAGCAACAGCTTCCGCCCCGGCGCAGTGGCAGATCACCTCACCTCCTACGCCGGTGTCTTGCCGACGAGCGGCCAGATGTCCGCCCTGGCTTGGTTGGATGCCGGCGCCACCGCCAGCTACGGCACGGTGGAAGAACCCTGCAACTTCAGCAATAAGTTCCCCAAGGTATCGACCTTGATCGATCAGTACTACCGCGGCGCCAGCCTGATCGAGGCCTACTGGAAGGCCGTGGAGTGGCCCGGCCAAGGCCTGTTCGTCGGTGAACCGCTGGCCCGCCCCTTCCCCGACAGCCCCAGCTTTGTGCTGCAAGGCAATCAATACCAGATCAGCACACGCGCCCTGCGGCCCAATAGCAGCTATGCGCTGGACTACCGCGTCGGCACCGCCGGCAGCTGGGTGCGGCTGGCCAGCTTCAGCACCGGCGCGGTGCCCGCCCAAAGCCTCAGCGCGCCGCTGCCGCCCGCAGACGCCACCCAGCTGCGCTGGCTCGGCCCTTGCCCCAGTGATGCCAAGCAGCTCTGCACCTTGAGCAGCAGCTAA
- a CDS encoding sulfite exporter TauE/SafE family protein, whose protein sequence is MFELSILALASLLAGFVDAVVGGGGLILVPALFGVFPQAAPATLFGTNKGASVWGTAWATAQYAKRVSLNWRALLPAAGIALLGSFAGAWTVTLVDAGFLRRALPLILLAVLIYTLARKDLGRQHAPRFAGRAETWVAAAIGLVIGFYDGFFGPGTGSFFVFLFVRVLGYDFLHASATAKLMNVATNCAAIVLFSAKGHIWWQVALVMAVANVLGSLVGTRMALARGAGFVRSMFVLVVGALILKTGYDAFLR, encoded by the coding sequence ATGTTTGAGTTGTCGATTCTTGCCCTGGCCTCTTTGCTGGCCGGTTTTGTGGATGCGGTGGTGGGCGGCGGCGGTCTGATTCTGGTGCCGGCCTTGTTCGGCGTGTTTCCGCAGGCGGCGCCAGCCACCTTGTTCGGCACTAATAAGGGCGCCTCGGTGTGGGGCACTGCCTGGGCCACGGCGCAATACGCCAAGCGCGTCAGCTTGAACTGGCGCGCCCTGCTGCCGGCCGCTGGGATCGCTTTGCTGGGCAGTTTTGCCGGCGCCTGGACGGTCACTTTGGTGGATGCCGGCTTTTTGCGGCGTGCCCTGCCGCTGATCTTGTTGGCGGTGCTGATCTACACCTTGGCCCGCAAGGACCTGGGCCGCCAACATGCGCCGCGCTTTGCGGGCCGGGCGGAAACCTGGGTGGCCGCTGCCATCGGCCTGGTGATTGGTTTTTACGACGGCTTCTTTGGACCGGGCACTGGCAGCTTCTTTGTCTTCTTGTTTGTGCGCGTGCTGGGCTACGACTTTTTGCACGCCTCGGCCACGGCCAAGCTGATGAATGTGGCCACGAACTGTGCGGCCATCGTCTTGTTTAGCGCCAAGGGGCATATCTGGTGGCAGGTGGCTCTGGTGATGGCGGTGGCCAATGTGCTGGGCAGCTTGGTGGGCACGCGCATGGCGCTGGCGCGCGGGGCGGGCTTTGTGCGCAGCATGTTTGTGCTGGTGGTCGGCGCACTGATTCTGAAGACGGGTTACGACGCCTTTTTGCGCTGA
- a CDS encoding GGDEF domain-containing protein has product MSSSSIQPDTPLDAPLPPAKPVRALGWRLGLVVLLTCSLAVGLTEWLNLPAGHAMGWTQALPPTPQALPGQARAGTQELLFEPSSAGAADLQAAQPPQPWLQWLARDLGLVLLLSLALHGVLRRMLLRPMQALDGQAHRLSQDLLAERQRSAMLRQQSEQQHDALLQAQLAHAATTRELNELSRVDALTGLPNRREFEEALRREFKRAQRQRGCLALAVLDLDRFKNFNERYGQAAGDAALQRFASLLAERFKRDTDLVARLGGEEFVALLPGFEPQACQQLLEQLREDLRALQIAHAGGVNESLTLSVSVGLAAYSPQQPYLSSQALMQAADEALYLAKHTGRDRLSRAAISAASPRSAQADLAGRKV; this is encoded by the coding sequence GTGAGTAGTTCCAGCATTCAACCCGACACCCCTCTTGACGCCCCGCTGCCGCCGGCCAAGCCGGTGCGCGCGCTGGGCTGGCGCTTAGGTCTTGTCGTGTTGCTGACGTGCAGCTTGGCCGTTGGGCTGACCGAATGGCTGAACCTGCCCGCTGGTCACGCCATGGGCTGGACCCAAGCGCTGCCACCTACACCTCAAGCCTTGCCGGGCCAGGCCCGTGCCGGTACGCAAGAACTGCTGTTTGAGCCCAGCAGTGCCGGCGCCGCTGATCTGCAAGCCGCGCAGCCTCCGCAGCCATGGCTCCAATGGCTGGCGCGTGACCTGGGCCTGGTCTTGCTGCTGAGCCTGGCCCTGCACGGGGTACTCAGAAGGATGCTGCTGCGGCCCATGCAAGCGCTGGACGGCCAGGCTCACCGCCTGAGCCAGGATCTGCTGGCCGAGCGGCAGCGCAGCGCGATGCTGCGCCAACAAAGCGAGCAGCAACATGACGCGCTGCTGCAAGCTCAGCTGGCCCATGCAGCCACGACGCGTGAGCTGAACGAACTCAGCCGCGTGGATGCGCTGACCGGCCTGCCCAACCGGCGCGAGTTCGAGGAAGCCCTGCGGCGTGAGTTCAAGCGCGCCCAGCGCCAGCGCGGATGCCTGGCCCTGGCGGTGCTGGATCTGGACCGCTTCAAGAACTTCAACGAGCGTTACGGCCAGGCCGCCGGAGATGCTGCCTTGCAGCGCTTTGCCAGCCTGCTGGCCGAGCGCTTCAAACGCGATACCGATCTGGTCGCCCGCCTGGGTGGCGAGGAATTTGTGGCCCTGCTGCCGGGCTTTGAGCCGCAAGCCTGCCAGCAATTGCTGGAGCAATTGCGCGAGGACCTGCGCGCCTTGCAGATTGCGCATGCCGGCGGCGTCAACGAGAGCCTAACCCTGAGCGTCAGCGTGGGCCTGGCGGCCTACAGCCCCCAGCAACCCTATCTGAGCTCACAAGCGCTGATGCAGGCTGCCGATGAGGCGCTCTACCTGGCCAAGCACACGGGGCGCGACCGCCTCAGCCGTGCGGCGATTTCAGCTGCCTCGCCTCGGTCGGCTCAGGCCGATCTGGCCGGCCGCAAAGTCTGA
- a CDS encoding HDOD domain-containing protein, translated as MSVDPQLRTLEIEIPTQPEVLVKLSLLMAAEDIDLLAMSALVETDMALAAAVLKAVNSSLYGLRGKVQTVHQALTYLGMREVSGITFEMGLRAAFPPAAELDPVWRRASERGVMMGRMGQMLGVDPWAAHSAGLFEECGKAVLYRHAPAHYPAMLRAATRDVELVELERRAFGVTHDALGAALCESWGLAPAAVASVRHHVEVQDSLVMPDALQRRGVSAISTVAWALLMEPAKLEQVAHEISPQASLDETLVLRAARRVSEQLQQAQEHGR; from the coding sequence ATGTCTGTTGATCCGCAGCTTCGTACGCTTGAAATAGAAATTCCGACCCAGCCGGAAGTGCTGGTGAAGTTGTCGCTGCTGATGGCGGCTGAAGATATTGATTTGCTGGCCATGTCCGCCCTGGTGGAAACCGATATGGCCCTGGCTGCGGCGGTGTTGAAGGCGGTCAATTCCTCGCTCTACGGTTTGCGCGGCAAGGTGCAAACCGTGCATCAGGCCCTGACCTATCTGGGCATGCGCGAAGTCTCGGGCATCACCTTCGAGATGGGTTTACGCGCGGCCTTCCCGCCGGCGGCTGAGTTGGATCCAGTCTGGCGCCGGGCTTCCGAGCGCGGCGTGATGATGGGCCGCATGGGCCAGATGCTGGGTGTCGATCCTTGGGCCGCGCATTCTGCCGGCCTGTTTGAGGAATGCGGCAAGGCGGTGCTGTATCGCCATGCGCCAGCGCATTACCCGGCCATGTTGCGCGCGGCCACGCGCGACGTTGAATTGGTGGAGTTGGAGCGCCGCGCCTTTGGCGTCACGCATGACGCGCTGGGCGCCGCCTTGTGCGAGAGCTGGGGCCTGGCGCCCGCCGCGGTGGCCAGCGTGCGCCACCACGTTGAGGTGCAAGACAGCCTGGTGATGCCCGACGCGCTGCAGCGCCGTGGTGTCAGTGCCATCTCCACCGTGGCTTGGGCCTTGTTGATGGAGCCGGCCAAGCTGGAACAGGTGGCGCATGAGATTTCGCCCCAGGCCTCGCTGGATGAAACCCTGGTGCTGCGCGCCGCGCGTCGCGTCAGCGAGCAGTTGCAGCAGGCGCAGGAACACGGCCGCTAA